TTTTGACTTCAAAAATCAATTCCTTTATGATTTAGAAAGTTAACTGTTAATTATCTAAACAATCCGGAGGGCGGAAATAGGATGAAGGAAAACCTTATACAGACGATTGAAGAACGCGTTTTTGATATCGTACTGATGTTTAACCAGGAATTCGGTTGTGAAGTGGATCATACGCTCACATCCAACCAGCAATTGCTGTTGTATCTGGTCACACAAAAGGAAGTTACTCAAGTGAAGGATCTGGCGCGCATCATTAACATTTCAGCCAGTGCGGTCAGTCAAATGGTGTCCAAACTTGAAGCAATGGATATCATCCATCGGGAAATTGATCCTGAAAACCGGAGAAATTCGGTACTGAAAGCAGGCGAAAAAGGGAAAGAGCTGACGAAAGAGATGAATGATAAACGAACCGCTATCGTTTCTAAATATTTAAAAAAATTGAAACGGCAGGATCTTGAGGAACTTGACCGGATCATGGGGAATTTATCAGATATTATTCAAGACGAGAAGAGAGGGAGTCAGTCATGAGAAATATTATCGGCTTTTCCATACGGCGTCCGGTATTTACACTGGTGTCGATGACATTATTTATATTGTTGGGGTTTGTGTCCTTGACGAATATACCGCTGAAGCTGATTCCGGATATTGATCCTCCGATCGCAGTGGTTGTCACAAGCTACGATCAGGCAGGACCGGAGGAAGTGGTGGACCGGGTGACGACCCCCATGGAGAATAGTCTCTCGACGATTCAAGGGCTGAATAACATCAGTTCGGTTTCGTCTGAGGGCTCATCGCTGGTGCTCATGGAATTCTCATGGACGACCTCCATTGATGATATTGAAAATGACATCACTCAGCAGATGAACCAGACTCCTTTACCAAGTGGTGCGGGGAATCCGCAGTTTCTGAAGTTTGATCCGTCTCAAATTCCGATCATCCAGCTCTCCTTGTCCACGATCAATGAAGACGATGAGAATTTCAGTGATCTCGTGGTCGATTTGGAGAATGAGCTCTTGAAGATCGACGGGATTGCCAATATCGATCTTCTCGGGGATGCGATGGATCAGATTGATATCCGTCTCGATCAGGATGATTTAGAGGAGAACGGCCTGACTCAGAATGCGGTGATTCAAACGCTGCAAAGCCATAATGTTACAGCTCCTGGCGGGGTGGTTTCCAATAATGGTTCGGAAATTTCAACGAGAATTTTGTTTCAGCTCCATGATGTGGAGGACGTGGAAAACATCGTTTTGACTGCTGATCCTGAGAGCGGGGACGATGTGACAGTCGCGGATGTGGCATCTGTCGGGATTAATCCTGAACCGATTGACACAATTACCAGAACCAATCAGGAAGATGCGATCCTGATGAATGTCCAGCAGCAGTCGGATGCCAATACGGCGAATGTGGCCCGTGACTTTACCGAGCGGTTGAATGAACTGCTCGAAGAATCGAAGTACGAGGATCTCGACCAGGCAGTGCTTTTCAATCAGGGCGAATATGTTGATGATGCGATCGCGAACGTGGCATTGGCACTTGTTGCAGGTGGGGTCATTGCGATGATTGTCTTGTTCCTGTTCCTTAGAAATTTCAAAACGCCACTGTTGATTGGAATTGCCATACCATTTTCCGTGATTGTGACGTTTGTGCTCCTGTATTTCACGGATTTCTCTTTGAATATTATGACCCTCGGGGGACTGGCACTCGGAATCGGGATGCTGGTGGATAACTCGATCGTCGTAATTGAAAATATCTACCGGCACTTGAATATGAAAAAAGATGCCAAAACAGCTGCCCTGGATGGCGCAAGTGAAGTAGCGACAGCGATTACGGCTTCGACACTGACAACCGTTTCTGTGTTTTTGCCCGTTGTGTTTATCGCGGGTATTATCGGGAACCTGTTCAGGGAATTTGCATTGACCGTTGCGTTCAGTTTATTGGCTTCACTACTCGTTGCCCTGACGGTTGTGCCGATGCTTGCGAGCAAATGGCTCAAAACGCCGAAAGAAGACATGGAGAAAAAACGGGCTCGATCGAATTTTGTACAGACGTTTGACCGTTCGGCAAGATGGTCGCTCAGGCATAGGTTTGCCATCCTGTTTATTACTTTAGGTTTACTTGGGGCGGGCGTTTTTGGAATTACAACGGTTGGCGTTCAATTCTTGCCTGCTACCGATGAAGGGTTTTTCCAGATTGATATCGAGAATGAATCGGGCACACCACTGGAAACGACGTTCGAGGATATTGAGGAAATCGAGGAGATCCTTGACGGAGAAGCGGATGTCAGGCATTATACGTCCGTGACCGGATCGAGTGGTGAACAAGGGCCAAATGCCGGCACAGGAGGCAGTTCGAATGAGGCTGTTATTTATGTCACGATGGTGCCGCTCGAGGACCGGACGATCTCGACCATGGATTTCACTGACGAAATTCGCCGGGATGTGGAGCGTGCTGTGCCGGATGGTGAAGTTTCCATTTCGATGGATGCATCGTTTGGTGCAGATCCGAATACGTTCTCGTTTGATTTAAACGATGCGAATCCACTTCAATTAGAGGAAGTGGCAGAAGATTTATTTGCGGAATTTGAGGACATGAGTGAGTTCAATGAAGTCACAAATTCACTCGAAGAAACCATTGTGGAATTGCAACTTCAGATTGATGATGAGGCTGCTCGTGATGCAGGACTTTCACCTGCGCAGATTGCTTCCACTGTCGATACCATGACAAGAGGAGAGATGGCGACCCAGGTCGTGACTGAAGAAAATCAGGTTCTTGAAGTATATGTGCGTTACGACGATGGCTACACTGATACCGTGGAAGCATTGGAGAATCTCAGGATTCAGACGGGGGACGGTGATTTTGTCAACTTGTCTGAATTGGCGGACTTTGAGGAAGGGGATGCGCCGGAAACAATCAACCGGACCAACCTGGAAGAATCCGTGCAATTCACACTGACGTTTTCCTCCGGCAATACGTTGAACGAAATCAACGAATTGGTCCAGAACACAGTGGATGAGTATGGCTTACCTGATGAGACGTCCATCTCGTACACTGGAGACCAGCAACTCCTCGAGGATGCGATATCTGATTTAACGTTTGCGCTGATTCTTGCCGTGCTGTTTGTCTACCTCGTGATGGCGGCACAATTTGAATCGTTGCGCTATCCGCTTGTGATTATGTTCAGTGTACCGCTTGTTGTGATCGGGGTCGCGATCGCGTTGACCGTGACACGCACACCCATCAGTGTCACAGCGATCATTGGACTGATCGTGCTGGTTGGGATTGTCGTAAACAATGCGATTGTGCTGGTGGACTACATCAACCAGCGCAAGGAAGAAGGCATGCGCAGCATGGAGGCGATTGTGACAGGCGTGAAGGATCGTGCCAGACCGATACTCATGACAGCATCCACAACGATCCTGGCTTTGATTCCGCTGGCACTTGGATTTGGTGAGGGCAGTGAGATCCAACAGCCGATGGCGATCACAGTGATCGGGGGGATGATCAGTGCAACGTTCCTGACGCTGTTCCTGATCCCTGTTTTGTACAGCTTTATGGACAAGGAAACACGTTTTCTGAACCGGAAGTTCATGACACCTGATGGACAGGTTGTTCCAGCCTATCTGTTGGAGGAGTCGTATTCGGAAGAACAAGGACAAGGAAGAAGACATTTCAGTTCCTACCCTCAAGTGAAGGAAGAAGAGATCCCGTCTCAACAGTCTGCCAGGGATTTCACTGACTTTTACCGGCCGGTGTCCGGCGCACCGCAAAAAGAAGAACATCTTTCGGAAACCTGGTTTGACGATACAAATCGCAAGGATCCGGATGTGGCAGGAGCAGATCGTCAACCTGAATCGGATACGTTTATGTACTCGGAAGAGGTTACTGATAAACTGCCGCCAAGAAGGGTTCGTCACTCCGATAAGGACGTTACGAAAGAAGACATGGCACGGTTAATTGAAGAATTGCAACAACAGGAAAAACGCAATAAGCGAGATAAAGACTAGCACACCATGTAAAGGAGGAGTCCAAATACGGGCTCCTCTTTTACATGGCCGCATTCCAAGGTGGGAGAAATCTCTTTTGCTGTTTCTGAATAAGTGGTAGACTATGAACATGATATACGAAAAAGGAGCAATCGAATGGGCACACTGACTCGCGGATCGTGGGGATTCGGATTCATTTTCATTGTTGCGATTCTTTTGACAGCCTGTCAAAATACGGTCAATGAAGAGGAAGCCTCTCTCAATCTCAATGACGAAGCATTAAATGAAGAGGATTTGGATACATTAATCTCAACAAATGAAAAACTGGTTGACCAGTTGGAAGAGAAAACAATCATAAACGACAACCTGCGAGATGAAGTTGCCGAATTAGAGGAAGAGAATGCGGATTTGCGAGAGGATCTTCTCACGTATCGGCAACAGACCCTCGAGACGGAGCAGTACGTCACCCGTTATCAGGAAGTCCGTTTGACGATTGATGAAATGACACGCAAGGTTTTTATGGCCATGCACGACAGGGATCATGTGCTGCTTGATACGGTCACGACAGACCAGATTGAACCCGATGGCGACCGTAATCTTTTGGTGATTGAAACGGACGAAGATATGACGCGTTCTTTTCACTACTTGCAAATTGATTCATTTCAATCGATGAGACAAATGGAAGTGGACTATGATCGCGAAAATGAATCCGTTCAAGTGGTTTACGGTCTTTATTCCGTGGATGACGAATCATTTTTCAGGAATACCACAGTAAATTTGGAATTCATCCATGGGGATAATAATGAATGGCTGCTAGATCATATTGCATATCAATAGCAATGTGCCAAATGAATAACACGCATTGACGAAAAATAGAGAGAAACATTCACCAGACTATTTCTATTCCTCGCTCACGTGGATATAGATAGTCTGTTTTTTTCAAATCGAATGTACAAGTGCGTCAAGATGTTTGATTTTGTCTGGTCTATAAGGTAGATTGAACAAAGTGTACAGAGCATGTAAAGGAGGTCTGCAGCATGAGTTTTTTAGACATGTCCAAATTTGAGAAAAAAATCATTGTGCGTAATATCCGCCACGATGATATCGACGATATTATCGCTTTATCAAGCCAATGTTTCCCCAATATGGACCCTTGGACCAAACAGCATCTTCTCAGCCACTTGGAAGTGTTTCCTGAAGGGCAGTTCTGTGTGGAAGTAGAAGGGGAGATTATCGGAACCTGTTCGAGTCTGTTGATTAATTTTGATGAGTATGATGACCAGCATACCTGGGATGAAATCACGGACGAAGGCTACATTACCAACCATGACCCGGAAGGTTACAATATGTATGGCATTGAGGTAGCGGTTCACCCTGATTACCGTCGTATGAAAATTGGAAACCGGCTGTACGAAGCCAGAAAAGAACTTGCCCGGGAACTGAATCTGAAAAGCATCATCATTGGAGGAAGAATTCCGAATTTCCGCAAGTACAGCGATGAGATGACACCTCGGGAATACGTCGATGCGGTCATGAATCATCACATTTATGATCCGGTCCTGACGTTTCAGGTCATGAACGGTTTCACGCTGAAACGGATAAATGCCAGATATTTGACCGATGATAAGGCATCGATGTCCTATGCGACATTAATGGAGTGGAACAATGTCGATTACCGTCCGACGACAAAGCGGCATTTTAAAACGGCTTTTCCGGTCCGGATTTGTGCGATTCAGTATATGATGAAAAAGATTGATTCCTTTGATGATTTCGCGCAGCAGTGTGAATATTATGCAGACGTCGGTGCAAGCTACGAATCGGATTTTGTCGTATTTCCGGAAATTTTTACAACCCAGCTGTTGTCCTTTATTGAGGAGAAGAGCCCGAGTCAGGCGATCCGCCGGTTAACGGATTTCACTGAGGATTACATCAATCTGTTCACGGAACTTGCCATTAAGTATAATGTCAATATTGTGGGAGGTTCCCACTTCGTTGAA
This Salisediminibacterium beveridgei DNA region includes the following protein-coding sequences:
- a CDS encoding efflux RND transporter permease subunit; protein product: MRNIIGFSIRRPVFTLVSMTLFILLGFVSLTNIPLKLIPDIDPPIAVVVTSYDQAGPEEVVDRVTTPMENSLSTIQGLNNISSVSSEGSSLVLMEFSWTTSIDDIENDITQQMNQTPLPSGAGNPQFLKFDPSQIPIIQLSLSTINEDDENFSDLVVDLENELLKIDGIANIDLLGDAMDQIDIRLDQDDLEENGLTQNAVIQTLQSHNVTAPGGVVSNNGSEISTRILFQLHDVEDVENIVLTADPESGDDVTVADVASVGINPEPIDTITRTNQEDAILMNVQQQSDANTANVARDFTERLNELLEESKYEDLDQAVLFNQGEYVDDAIANVALALVAGGVIAMIVLFLFLRNFKTPLLIGIAIPFSVIVTFVLLYFTDFSLNIMTLGGLALGIGMLVDNSIVVIENIYRHLNMKKDAKTAALDGASEVATAITASTLTTVSVFLPVVFIAGIIGNLFREFALTVAFSLLASLLVALTVVPMLASKWLKTPKEDMEKKRARSNFVQTFDRSARWSLRHRFAILFITLGLLGAGVFGITTVGVQFLPATDEGFFQIDIENESGTPLETTFEDIEEIEEILDGEADVRHYTSVTGSSGEQGPNAGTGGSSNEAVIYVTMVPLEDRTISTMDFTDEIRRDVERAVPDGEVSISMDASFGADPNTFSFDLNDANPLQLEEVAEDLFAEFEDMSEFNEVTNSLEETIVELQLQIDDEAARDAGLSPAQIASTVDTMTRGEMATQVVTEENQVLEVYVRYDDGYTDTVEALENLRIQTGDGDFVNLSELADFEEGDAPETINRTNLEESVQFTLTFSSGNTLNEINELVQNTVDEYGLPDETSISYTGDQQLLEDAISDLTFALILAVLFVYLVMAAQFESLRYPLVIMFSVPLVVIGVAIALTVTRTPISVTAIIGLIVLVGIVVNNAIVLVDYINQRKEEGMRSMEAIVTGVKDRARPILMTASTTILALIPLALGFGEGSEIQQPMAITVIGGMISATFLTLFLIPVLYSFMDKETRFLNRKFMTPDGQVVPAYLLEESYSEEQGQGRRHFSSYPQVKEEEIPSQQSARDFTDFYRPVSGAPQKEEHLSETWFDDTNRKDPDVAGADRQPESDTFMYSEEVTDKLPPRRVRHSDKDVTKEDMARLIEELQQQEKRNKRDKD
- a CDS encoding MarR family winged helix-turn-helix transcriptional regulator — encoded protein: MKENLIQTIEERVFDIVLMFNQEFGCEVDHTLTSNQQLLLYLVTQKEVTQVKDLARIINISASAVSQMVSKLEAMDIIHREIDPENRRNSVLKAGEKGKELTKEMNDKRTAIVSKYLKKLKRQDLEELDRIMGNLSDIIQDEKRGSQS
- a CDS encoding bifunctional GNAT family N-acetyltransferase/carbon-nitrogen hydrolase family protein; the protein is MSFLDMSKFEKKIIVRNIRHDDIDDIIALSSQCFPNMDPWTKQHLLSHLEVFPEGQFCVEVEGEIIGTCSSLLINFDEYDDQHTWDEITDEGYITNHDPEGYNMYGIEVAVHPDYRRMKIGNRLYEARKELARELNLKSIIIGGRIPNFRKYSDEMTPREYVDAVMNHHIYDPVLTFQVMNGFTLKRINARYLTDDKASMSYATLMEWNNVDYRPTTKRHFKTAFPVRICAIQYMMKKIDSFDDFAQQCEYYADVGASYESDFVVFPEIFTTQLLSFIEEKSPSQAIRRLTDFTEDYINLFTELAIKYNVNIVGGSHFVEEDGEIYNIAYLFRRDGTIEKQYKVHITPNEKKFWGIRGGDKVEVFDTDCGKISIQICYDIEFPEMARIATEKGANIIISPFCTDDRQGYLRVKYCAQARAVENQVYTVITGTVGNMTHVENMDIQYAQSGIFTPSDFTFARDGIVGETSPNIETVLVGDVDLELLRRSRKSGNVTQWKDRRKDLYTIQHRC